CTTCATGGCTCCGGGAGCGTGTGCTGCAGCTTGGTCCAACTTTTATTAAACTTGGGCAGTTGTCTTCAACAAGGTCAGATCTATTTCCGCGTGAATTTGTAGATGAGCTAGCAAAGTTGCAGGTAAGTTTTTTGTAGCACTAAATATAAATAAGCTATGTTGCCTCTCATACTTATGCCTTTAAACGCAGACAGAGTACTATTTTGTTTTACAAAATGTGTGTGATTCTTATGCATGATAATTCAGGACAAGGTCCCTGCCTTCTCACCAGAGAAAGCAAAAGGCTTCATTGAGAGTGAACTCGGAGCTCCTATAGATGTAGTGTTTAAGGAGTTCGAGGACCGTCCAATTGCTGCTGCTAGTCTTGGTCAGGTGTTTGATCTATGTATTTTCTTCTACCTTATAAGTCAGCCCTTGCAATGTGTTTGAAGTTTCTCAACAGTTTCACTTTACTTAGTTGCAAGTATAGCATAATGAAATTATGAATCTTGTATGCAACATTAAGACCATCCTGACACAAATATGGAAGAATAAGACAATTTTAGAGAAGGCAGTAGAGAAAATGTTGATTGCAGCCGTATGCTTATGCTGATGGATGCTCATATTCAATTTTTTGGGATCTTGATGCTtctacttctattctcatatAGTTAAAAAACTTTGTGAAATTATGATCTTCCACGATTTACTTTAGATTGGTTCTCCTTATTTTACTTAGTTCTTCgttgatttaaaaatatgagaGTCCTGTGGTTAGGTCCACCGGGCTATCCTGCATAATGGGGAGAAAGTAGTGGTGAAAGTTCAGAGACCTGGTCTCAAGAAGCTTTTCGACATCGACTTACGTAAGTAATGTTCATTTTTCCGTTCATATCATGCTAATGTGAGTTGCTTGTCCTTACAAAATGCTTGTGTTTTTGCTTGGGTTAACCATTTACCCTTTTCGTTTCTTCTCATGcttccatcaatcttttttAAACTTGTTCTTTGACACACGGTACGTAGACTAGTGATGGTTCATGTATATTCATTAAAGAAAGCATCTGTTCAGAACTGTATGTGAAGTTCAATTATCACTTGTAAATTGTGAGATTTTATATTACGAGATTGAAGTGTGAATCCTTATTGACACTAGACTGCATGGAGATATTTGTGATTAGAGTTACAGAAAGGCGTGTATTTTGACATGCATGAATAATGGGGTTATGTTTTTTTGTTGATAATCTCTATTAttgaatatataacattacaCGATAGGAAACTCCTATAGTACTTATCCATGATTAATCTAGTGCATAGTGATCTACGAAAACTTCAGTTGACTAGCTGCTTTATAGGTGTTGTGAAACTATTGATCTGGCCAAGTGATGTACTTTTTGTATTTGCTGCGTGTAATTTTGGGTGTCTCATTGGAATTCAGCAGTCTTGTGGCTTTTCTCATAATCTTTGCTTGCTTCCATTCAGGAAATCTAAAGCTAATTGCGGAGTATTTTCAGAGAAGTGAAACTTTTGGTGGTCCAACAAGAGATTGGATTGGCATATATGAAGAATGTGCCACGTAAGTAACAAGGCTCTACTAGTTTATATGCTAATTTCTTGAAGTATATATTGTAGAATACTAAGTAATCATAACCAAAGTCATATGGACTTATCTACACGTTATCATGGTCAACACTTGCTGGTCTTAATgaatcttattttaaaataatacgtTGTGTTGGATTGGACCATTTGAACACATTTATAAACAAACGGGAAAGTTGCTTCATTGCCTTTTAGTTTGAACTTTATTAGAactgtaatgaaatattttcaactcctctgtaagGTTGGATGCTCATAATATGTTCTTGGGCTTGTGTTGCTTTCAGGATTTTGTATCAAGAAATTGATTATATTAATGAAGGGAAGAATGCAGATAGATTCCGCCGAGATTTTCGAAATATAAAATGGGTTCGAGTACCTGTATGTTTCTTGCATCATGATGACAAAACAACTAATGCTTAttcatatagattttatatttccATCAGGCATGTATGAGTTATaactttaaaacattttcaatttgTAGAGATCCTaagttttttgtttaaaatatattactaattcTTTGAGAACATTTTCCCCCTTCTAGCTGGTTTACTGGGATTATACAGCCTTAAAGGTGTTGACATTAGAGTATGTTCCAGGTTTGCATCTGAAACTCATGTTTATTTTGGTTCAAGATGATAAATTCTGTTCTACATTACCAAGCCAACTCATTGATTTTATGTTGGCTGTAAATGATCTTGTATTGCGACTCCCATGGACAGGGATTAAGATAAATCGGTTGGATATGATTGATTCACGGGGTTATAACCGGTCTCGAATATCATCACGTGCTATCGAGGCATACTTAATTCAGGTCCGGACTTTCTTCCGAGTAAAACCAACcaaaatgatttatttactcCTGATTTCAAGTACAATGACTTGGTTAGTGCTTGAAGCAGTATGTAAATTCCTCAACGACTCTGTTTAATTGGACTACAATTGATGGATGATCCATATTAGTGTTTTGgtcattttccttctctcttttcaGATACTAAAAACCGGTTTCTTTCATGCCGATCCACATCCTGGAAATCTTGCTATTGATGTTGATGAAACACTCATCTACTATGATTTTGGTATGATGGGAGAAATCAAATCTTTCACTCGGTCGAGATTGCTTGAACTTTTCTATGCTGTTTATGAGCAAGATGCAAAGAAGGTCTGTTTTCCATCTAAAATAAACTGGATAATGTTCTTTTCATATAGGCGCAAATGTAAATTTATGAAATATGCCCTGAACATGCACTGCTTGATTTGTATTTCCTTACAATTGCATTACGTCTTTCTGGGATTCAAAGACACTCAGGAATGCCTCAACCTGGATGATGGAGCACCGTATTATGTATGCTGTACGTGGAGAATGGCTAGGATtttaatatagaaaaattatagtaTCCTTCTTACATTAATATGCATGGAAAGGTCTGTCAATGAATGGCATTATTTGAACGATTGGTTTTGATTTCTGCAATTAGAAAGCATTTAGAATATGTCCTTACACTCGACCAATATGGACATTTCATGGAATTTGACGCATAAAAATTGATTGATATTTCAACTTGAAGTGTTTCAATTTCAAAGGCAATTTAAGCCTTTCTTACATAGGTCGTTTGCAATAAATGTCATTAGAAACACTTAATTACAACCTTTCAGGTCTCGTTGCATTAGCTTAAAGCCTTAAACTGACAGGCACCAAACGTGCAGGTTATTCAAAGCCTTGTAGATCTTCAAGCACTTCAGCCCACAGGAGACATGTCATCTGTAAGTGCCACGTCATCCCTATAAACAATTAAAGTATAATTGATTAAGCATATTGCTTCAAAGAAATTGGTATGATCCATCTTAAAATTTAACTTGTTTGTTCTATTCCTAGGTTAGGAGATCTGTGCAGTTTTTCTTGGATAATTCGTTAGGTCAGACACCAGATCAGCAGCAGACTTTAGCTGCAATTGGGGAGGTAAGCAAGGATTTGATTACCGACCGTACAACCATATAACCCTTATCATCAGAGATAAGATTGGGATTATGGATGTCTTAATATGTTGCAGCTAGTTTATTTTCATTCCGAGCAAGAAAATTTTCGGTTACAAAAAGGGTTGAATAGAATGGTATTTGGTTGCATAGATCATTAGGTTTGATCAACGACTCAATTGGTTTTGAATTAATTCTAATTAATGTTGCTCCAGCAGTGACTCATTCTTTTCCATTGTCCTTGCAAATGACCCTTACATGTCCTACAGTTGAAGTATGTGTATATTTCTTTTTGTCTCACAGGATTTATTTGCCATAGCACAAGATCAGCCTTTTCGGTTTCCATCCACCTTTACCTTTGTCCTGAGAGCATT
This is a stretch of genomic DNA from Carya illinoinensis cultivar Pawnee chromosome 3, C.illinoinensisPawnee_v1, whole genome shotgun sequence. It encodes these proteins:
- the LOC122305501 gene encoding protein ACTIVITY OF BC1 COMPLEX KINASE 7, chloroplastic isoform X1; amino-acid sequence: MAAILASNSCYCRDKQSINQGQTLDNLSFSSTISVNKFLKFGGPSKNPPGTDKFQVEMKQAEYPSRLVNNGRAVKMVPASELVKRKTPSKNKVDIVNGSRQIVEGAKVVRRQPTAALVKTPKVRKSKELPPAEELKVLPSDEGFSWANENYNSLQRTIDVWSFVFSLRFRVLFSNEKWAYLGGFTDDKQKNRRQKTASWLRERVLQLGPTFIKLGQLSSTRSDLFPREFVDELAKLQDKVPAFSPEKAKGFIESELGAPIDVVFKEFEDRPIAAASLGQVHRAILHNGEKVVVKVQRPGLKKLFDIDLRNLKLIAEYFQRSETFGGPTRDWIGIYEECATILYQEIDYINEGKNADRFRRDFRNIKWVRVPLVYWDYTALKVLTLEYVPGIKINRLDMIDSRGYNRSRISSRAIEAYLIQVRTFFRVKPTKMIYLLLISSTMTCVLVIFLLSFQILKTGFFHADPHPGNLAIDVDETLIYYDFGMMGEIKSFTRSRLLELFYAVYEQDAKKVIQSLVDLQALQPTGDMSSVRRSVQFFLDNSLGQTPDQQQTLAAIGEDLFAIAQDQPFRFPSTFTFVLRAFSTLEGIGYMLDPKFSFVKIAAPYAQELLDLKQKQQSGTQLVQEIRKQADNARTSTMSMPSRVQRIEEFVQQLESGDLKLRVRVLESERAARKATIIQMATMYTVLGGTLLNLGVTFSSQGSQVIANGSFIGSGIFMALFFRSMQRVKKLDKFEKMM